The following are from one region of the Anabas testudineus chromosome 2, fAnaTes1.2, whole genome shotgun sequence genome:
- the xirp2a gene encoding xin actin-binding repeat-containing protein 2 isoform X2 produces the protein MEIQSGNGEEVVSAAVATSGYVSCSPPGPQVEVSDDPVVREDLQAAKRIERFDIPLDSLKRMFEKPEVTNVHTSPSKRTTSSSLADPTMASAQDSTLSAGGAGRAKSGQPEERALSVEDQEAEPVSVKERLAMYQAAVSKKETSSSSSAAMMDESEACSLPGGLASVKRQFENREFTSSSSQSSVTQVHFQQRTVQEVSSSSEVTVRSSAREVVPTTAHFHNQQEVIHDQRVHQNNVADSYGNHYNETVMLIGGEDLPKVSTQALKQQYEKTIEEAAPAKEIKVDVDFNQFQWPSVNQSSKVSATTSYETSSTVKTANESSVVSASSVAYESTDHFPPPPSNLLQVSQETSEYSVSSQNQEAASQQKHTVSKEQYLKHKSVAELKRLYKHIHPEVRKNLEEDFLSQLTEAEKKDLESEMVSDVQQACYMFENDGNGSSKCSSPDREYIEWDEILKGEVQSMRWMFENKPLDTIKDDTPDENEVRNIAQQEIIAGKDVRYTAWMFETQPMDALRSESPDPTEQLQKSTDLARGDVRTATWLFETQPLDCLNKIYQEDEQETDVITKDITGGDVKTARYLFETQHLDSLGKTETIEESHFLSLKSELEEIKGDVKTTTRMFETQPMCVIRGDSGEMLEITTIRREETEKGDVKTSRWMFETQPLDIINKDPAKVKLICGISMEDNVQGEVNKGRWLFETKTLDTIKDEEWETSRTQKEEIIGADVQKHCLVFETQPMDTLKDNANARPLPTEEIVGGDVQSTKHLFETVPMENLKELLEVGKLQKMVASEEEKGDVRHQKWVFESQPLENIREEKKEITKTVNIEALDKGDVTNFKERFESMDLSKCDGAQKIQVEGVTSGSVKSNRVLFESTPMYAMQDSSGHYHEVKTVRREEIVKGDVRSCRWMFETRPIDEFDESINKFQIIKGISKQEIESGDVKTAKWLFETQALDAIKFFSNCDEEEWKAKQGIEIEKGDVKTCRWLFETQPMDVLYEKEEKNEANVEEVQKGDVKTCTWLFETQTLDNIRDHTESDTILKTCTVKQEDIQGKDVRLARFLFETENLENITDKDSGSFRRVTEINVQSGDVSRMKYIFENCSSDTMSSTSEERMQRLKTEQAEDIQKGNVVNCTWMFENQPIDAIHDNTTEVKESRTVTDVQGGDVDKRRFIFETYSLDEIKEESTETDISKLTSTFTDEMEKVDVKNYTMMFETQPLYAIRDKEGHYHEVTTVTKEEIMRGDVVGARWLFETKPLDSIRDSEEVYVIKAVTEEGVNKGDVSSARWRFETQPLDEITEEIKVRTKTVADIQGGDVKINKLRFENDEMAQKYIRTVSVSEIQKGDVRSATWMFETSTIDKIRGEGSEYDGMERVTKEEVMKGDVKQSVWLFERHPLDSIKETDGTEVVVTKEDIPQGDVKTTTWLFETTPFHDFNESSMEKTEIIGKSIKETLHELYSQKMVDSQGILIEADEIGDVRMAKYKLMNQEAPQIQKEEIIRGDLSNIMMNLLNCRETTERGITIDKEERGDINTTVKQLFNQEKGINVEKEEIIRGDIQEAINNLLKSEGSSKRGILIQEDEKGDVRMTIYSLLNKGERPSMEKEDIVQGNVNRTLHRLLSNSNGEDSKKIKIGDTERGNVSFYSTCIESGALDYLRQLQNESDETEEKVEKEHIIGGDIEETKILLRKNHQQIGRTVAQDDIVPGDVDNIVKVFMTEPNVTYRNLEKTDIVKGDLSAALDSLTQAINQKVIIEKEEVVKGNIPTTMRSLEKAQYQTKEVEKPEIIRGDIRGALESLEKSATTKTEATVEDLVPGDIKGTLKSLEEAKQAVKEMEKEEIIKGDIYTAMQNLHEASSEKKMYQHQVSKQGDVKATIQLLLEPTTSPRIQRRGSTEGDVKTSIKSLYEGQETTQMEKEEVVKGDVQGAIKCLMQRKQYSNPKRMYPSKKTKVPVKNPSTAKQAEHECLHGAKSESAAVNPAPAVKNLSQNVESQKHTQRHNESKSVKTQVITQEDHSVTVAKTDNTTGASQQKSVKEQKHKALLPQKIQAPKPIMIKNKQMSNNDQTETKATDVNVMKELQNTSQTSISNKKICETKPIKQVQTTVTEKTVVHTQNVTVSEQMSTSQKQTENKVLTQKQNVKNMKSDHRKLDMRGKGVIKKKPEIHFPPPPSSPPPPSESELSLPPPPSPVLECPASPSSHSSIMRQDSDLPPPPPPPPPPLECIKSEPEFFPPPPPPPPPPSVGAQDFLPPPPSQQELNAMPQLPPAKLGKPIGKPLFKVPKQPETQKQPIQVKPKWQKKQPVPSPPPPPPPPHLPSDQETSVSRDHKEELKVQEAKKFETSKQILSESTATSATKNSSIPVAKPMQKESPQPHKKVFVPPIKLPPSPDPTPAPKTRPYARKFKTPLMLAEERYRQQRTEETERSTVTTPTSPPINIPSPGAGAELSAAQSTEKDVVTETIKAKIEEVKAISKEEISAQDSAAKKTPSQIPLSKPLISVVNKKSTPRSSNVSLDKKHVASEHASEKILALTDIVKKSQSAAENQAVSVSQSHHEASNIKVQSCSNVVTSSIVEQQQFIKKSSTRSIAATQSAVQENVNLQSQAAVTLKAEDVKNINVPLMQEGKTSLSQPTKITKVTPSFKVKTFKMPTEKKEEKCDSLGKKGELKSEMHLQQEKSNVTKKSETKENQVSNQLTSERIEMKTEMKVKEKKSQVSPPVKEVGVEVHTKKAKQVHNETEAKLSPSVTVSLPKAVKITSAATHQGQGHVSVSYSQQSMTTENTQRREEVVVTESVVQQKQQTKHQAAETNKMQIKAAKLKGESSDLLVKETGKITPKEEAPSEEITDLEKCNVVQKLHSQIKELEGMPSKIDSNAVRMIISELPDWVMGSVEKNNLSEIAKQQSKKKLKEMMVYVRNIVQARLNILMENLTAVTKQEKEPPAPPTVLPKPDVSVLSGATANISKICIGSSKTEKKVVEETRSLQETKAEVVDQRVSSPLASIRTPSPIFISIESRRVDSPLRVPSSPPPYRSVGTPPPPPRKSYTPTSTFSRATPSPTLSRSEKLMKLRDTTSRLSRGMTPPPPVSVTESFIVEREQSPFGDRRTPIQRSEEGVLDVTEMVDSMMTVKDKKSFFEEAQRAEVNRAYIRKDPIDIPERLGPDSEEGTEAVTIDLLKEDLPRVDLSKLVNRFESPKPKVYIRKEPIVIAERLGSDTEDADPDPHTPKTEEIPILNVKAIKDVFETGEHSSQAARELREQIERRESESAFSEPVGHSDMTSFTEQFCSIDDFGNMTRETRSEVHSGGSVTRGNPPSYADVVRGRVPTVSVPFEASTEELLRNFQQSWAQSQGVFQNLGLSVTEQMTSQIVTQQQETVVTENSNSRVRTVQGVSEEGIPHGIADCRQSKLP, from the exons GAAGTGACAAACGTCCACACCTCCCCGTCCAAAAGAACAACGTCCAGTAGCCTCGCAGACCCGACCATGGCCTCAGCTCAGGACAGCACTCTTT ctgcaggCGGCGCAGGTAGAGCCAAGTCGGGACAACCTGAAGAGAGGGCCCTGAGTGTCGAGGACCAGGAGGCCGAGCCCGTGTCTGTGAAGGAGCGGCTGGCGATGTATCAGGCTGCCGTGTCCAAGAAAGAaaccagcagctcctcctctgctgcg ATGATGGATGAGTCAGAGGCTTGTTCGCTGCCTGGGGGCCTGGCCAGTGTGAAGAGACAGTTTGAGAACCGGGAGTTCACCTCCTCGTCCTCCCAATCCAGCGTCACCCAGGTTCATTTCCAACAGAGGACTGTGCAG GAGGTGTCAAGCTCCTCAGAGGTGACAGTGAGAAGCAGTGCCAGAGAGGTTGTCCCCACTACAGCCCACTTTCACAATCAACAAGAG GTGATCCATGATCAGAGAGTCCACCAGAACAATGTGGCCGACAGTTACGGGAACCATTACAATGAAACAG TTATGCTCATTGGAGGAGAGGACCTACCAAAGGTTTCCACTCAGGCTTTGAAGCAGCAGTATGAAAAAACGATTGAGGAAGCTGCACCAGCCAAGGAAATTAAG GTTGATGTGGATTTCAACCAGTTTCAGTGGCCATCAGTAAATCAGTCCTCTAAAGTTTCAGCTACAACGAGCTATGAAACCTCATCTACTGTAAAGACTGCCAATGAATCATCAGTGGTGTCTGCCTCATCAGTGGCGTATGAGTCGACAGACCATTTCCCTCCCCCACCTTCAAATCTTCTGCAGGTATCACAGGAAACGTCAGAATACAGCGTCTCTTCTCAAAATCAGGAGGCAGCATCCCAACAAAAACACACGGTTAGTAAAGAACAATACTTGAAACACAAGAGCGTGGCTGAACTAAAGCGCCTCTATAAGCACATACACCCGGAGGTCCGCAAGAACCTTGAAGAAGACTTTTTGAGTCAGCTcactgaagcagaaaaaaaggacTTGGAAAGCGAAATGGTGAGTGATGTCCAGCAAGCATGCtacatgtttgaaaatgatggCAACGGCTCCAGTAAGTGTTCAAGCCCTGACAGAGAGTACATAGAATGGGATGAGATCCTTAAAGGCGAAGTGCAGTCCATGCGCTGGATGTTTGAAAACAAGCCACTCGATACAATCAAAGATGACACCCCAGATGAAAACGAGGTGAGAAATATCGCCCAGCAAGAAATCATTGCTGGAAAAGATGTCAGATACACAGCTTGGATGTTTGAGACTCAGCCAATGGATGCTCTGAGGTCTGAGAGTCCTGATCCAACTGAGCAGTTACAAAAATCGACCGATCTTGCCCGTGGAGATGTTCGCACTGCTACTTGGCTTTTTGAGACGCAGCCACTTGACTGTCTAAATAAGATCTACCAAGAAGATGAGCAGGAGACAGATGTTATTACCAAAGACATCACAGGTGGAGATGTCAAGACAGCCAGGTATCTCTTTGAGACCCAGCATCTAGATTCTCTAGGTAAAACAGAAACCATAGAGGAGAGCCACTTCCTGAGCCTGAAGTCTGAGCTGGAAGAGATCAAAGGGGATGTGAAGACAACCACTCGCATGTTTGAGACCCAGCCCATGTGTGTTATTAGAGGGGATTCAGGGGAGATGCTTGAGATCACCACCATCCGCAGGGAAGAGACTGAGAAAGGTGATGTGAAGACATCACGCTGGATGTTTGAAACACAGCCCCTGGATATAATCAACAAAGACCCTGCAAAGGTAAAGCTGATATGTGGTATTTCCATGGAGGACAACGTTCAAGGCGAAGTGAACAAAGGAAGATGGCTTTTTGAGACAAAGACTCTTGACACCATTAAGGATGAAGAATGGGAGACTTCCAGAACGCAAAAGGAGGAAATCATCGGAGCTGATGTTCAGAAGCACTGTCTGGTGTTTGAGACTCAGCCTATGGATACCCTTAAAGACAACGCCAATGCCCGGCCTCTACCCACAGAGGAGATTGTAGGAGGTGATGTTCAATCAACCAAACATCTGTTTGAAACAGTACCTATGGAAAATCTAAAAGAACTGCTTGAAGTTGGAAAACTTCAGAAAATGGTTGCATCTGAAGAAGAAAAGGGTGATGTAAGGCATCAGAAATGGGTGTTTGAAAGCCAACCACTGGAAAATataagagaggagaagaaggagattACAAAGACAGTGAACATCGAAGCTCTTGACAAAGGAGATGTGACGAATTTCAAAGAAAGGTTTGAAAGTATGGATTTAAGTAAGTGTGACGGAGCACAGAAAATTCAAGTTGAAGGTGTAACAAGTGGATCAGTCAAATCCAACAGAGTTCTTTTTGAATCTACCCCTATGTATGCTATGCAAGACAGCTCTGGCCATTACCATGAGGTGAAGACCGTGAGGCGTGAGGAGATTGTGAAGGGAGATGTGCGCAGCTGTAGATGGATGTTTGAAACACGTCCTATTGATGAATTTGATGAAAGTATCAATAAGTTTCAGATCATTAAAGGGATATCTAAACAGGAGATTGAGTCTGGGGACGTCAAAACGGCTAAGTGGTTGTTTGAAACTCAAGCGCTCGATGCCATTAAATTCTTCAGTAACTGTGACGAAGAAGAATGGAAAGCAAAGCAGGGTATTGAAATAGAAAAAGGAGATGTAAAGACTTGTAGGTGGCTATTTGAGACTCAGCCGATGGATGTTCTAtatgaaaaggaggaaaaaaatgaggCTAATGTCGAAGAAGTGCAAAAAGGTGATGTCAAAACCTGTACTTGGCTTTTTGAGACCCAGACACTCGATAACATACGTGATCATACAGAGTCTGACACAATTCTGAAAacctgcactgtcaaacaagaGGACATCCAAGGAAAAGATGTGCGACTGGCACGCTTCCTCTTTGAAACGGAGAATCTTGAAAATATCACAGACAAGGACAGCGGTTCATTCAGGAGGGTCACAGAAATCAACGTCCAGTCAGGTGACGTTTCCAGGATGAAGTATATCTTTGAAAACTGCTCCTCTGACACAATGAGCTCGACATCTGAGGAAAGGATGCAGAGGCTGAAGACAGAGCAGGCTGAGGACATTCAGAAGGGAAATGTGGTCAACTGCACCTGGATGTTTGAGAACCAGCCAATAGATGCCATCCATGATAACACTACAGAGGTAAAGGAAAGTCGTACCGTCACTGACGTTCAGGGGGGTGACGTTGACAAAAGGCgttttatttttgaaacatACTCTCTGGATGAAATTAAAGAGGAGTCCACTGAAACTGATATTTCAAAACTCACTAGTACCTTTACAGATGAAATGGAGAAGGTGGATGTGAAAAATTACACCATGATGTTTGAAACTCAGCCACTGTATGCCATCCGTGACAAGGAGGGCCATTATCATGAAGTAACTACAGTTACCAAAGAAGAAATCATGAGAGGAGATGTGGTAGGGGCCCGATGGCTGTTTGAGACAAAGCCGCTGGATTCAATTAGAGATTCAGAGGAGGTCTATGTTATTAAAGCTGTTACAGAAGAAGGTGTCAACAAAGGAGACGTCAGCTCCGCCAGATGGAGGTTTGAAACACAACCTTTGGACGAAataacagaggaaataaaagtcAGGACAAAAACAGTTGCAGATATCCAAGGCGGTGATGTAAAGATTAACAAGTTGCGATTTGAGAATGATGAGATGGCTCAAAAGTACATCAGAACCGTTAGCGTGAGTGAAATCCAAAAAGGAGATGTCAGATCTGCCACGTGGATGTTTGAAACCTCTACAATTGATAAAATTCGTGGCGAAGGCTCAGAGTATGATGGCATGGAGAGAGTGACGAAAGAGGAAGTAATGAAAGGCGATGTCAAACAGTCTGTGTGGCTGTTTGAGAGGCACCCCCTTGACAGTATCAAAGAGACAGATGGGACAGAGGTTGTTGTTACAAAGGAGGATATCCCACAGGGCGATGTGAAGACAACAACATGGCTGTTTGAAACCACTCCATTCCATGACTTCAATGAAAGCAGCatggaaaagacagaaataatagGTAAAAGTATCAAAGAGACACTTCATGAGCTTTACAGTCAAAAAATGGTGGACTCACAAGGAATCCTTATTGAGGCAGATGAAATCGGTGATGTCCGCATGGCAAAGTATAAACTCATGAACCAGGAGGCTCCACAAATCCAAAAAGAAGAGATTATCAGAGGGGATCTGAGCAACATAATGATGAACCTCCTGAACTGCAGGGAAACCACTGAAAGGGGGATAACTATTGAcaaggaagagagaggggacATCAATACCACGGTGAAGCAGCTATTCAACCAGGAAAAGGGAATCAATGTTGAGAAAGAGGAAATTATCCGCGGTGACATTCAAGAGGCCATAAACAATCTGCTCAAGAGCGAGGGTTCCTCCAAACGTGGCATTCTGATTCAAGAGGATGAGAAGGGAGACGTGAGGATGACTATCTATTCCCTCTTAAATAAGGGGGAGCGGCCTAGCATGGAGAAAGAAGATATCGTTCAAGGAAATGTTAACAGAACTCTTCATCGTCTTCTCTCCAACTCAAACGGAGAAGATTCTAAAAAGATAAAGATTGGAGACACAGAAAGGGGTAATGTCAGTTTTTACTCCACGTGCATTGAGTCTGGAGCCTTGGATTACCTGAGACAGCTTCAGAATGAATCTGATGAAACTGAGGAAAAGGTGGAAAAGGAGCACATCATAGGCGGCGACATCGAAGAGACTAAAATCTTGCTGCGAAAGAATCACCAGCAGATTGGTCGCACAGTGGCGCAGGACGATATTGTTCCTGGTGATGTAGACAATATTGTTAAAGTCTTTATGACAGAACCTAATGTTACCTACAGAAACCTTGAAAAAACGGACATTGTCAAAGGTGACCTTAGTGCAGCCCTGGATTCCCTGACCCAAGCTATTAATCAGAAAGTGATAATAGAGAAAGAAGAGGTGGTGAAGGGAAACATACCCACTACTATGAGGTCTCTGGAGAAGGCCCAATATCAAACCAAAGAAGTGGAAAAGCCGGAAATCATCAGGGGAGACATCAGGGGTGCTCTTGAGTCACTGGAGAAATCTGCAACCACCAAAACTGAAGCAACTGTTGAAGATTTAGTTCCTGGTGATATAAAAGGGACCTTAAAGTCCCTGGAGGAGGCAAAGCAAGCTGtaaaagagatggaaaaagaagagatCATCAAAGGAGACATCTACACCGCCATGCAAAATTTACATGAGGCGTCAAGTGAGAAAAAGATGTACCAGCATCAAGTGAGCAAACAAGGGGATGTTAAAGCAACTATCCAGCTCTTGCTAGAGCCGACAACATCACCAAGAATCCAGCGAAGGGGAAGCACTGAAGGAGACGTTAAAACATCCATTAAGTCTCTTTATGAAGGACAGGAGACAACACagatggaaaaagaagaggTCGTAAAAGGGGATGTTCAAGGGGCAATCAAGTGTCtaatgcaaagaaaacagtACTCAAATCCAAAACGTATGTATCCTTCCAAGAAAACTAAAGTCCCCGTGAAAAATCCATCAACTGCAAAGCAAGCAGAGCATGAATGCTTACATGGAGCTAAGAGTGAGAGTGCAGCAGTCAATCCAGCCCCTGCTGTGAAAAACCTTTCTCAGAACGTTGAGtcacagaagcacacacagaggcacaacGAAAGcaaatcagtgaaaacacaggtAATAACCCAGGAGGACCACTCTGTTACTGTAGCCAAAACAGACAATACTACTGGGGCCTCTCAACAGAAGAGCGTaaaggaacagaaacacaaagcactTCTCCCACAGAAAATACAAGCCCCTAAGCCTATTATGATAAAGAATAAACAAATGAGTAATAATGATCAAACAGAGACTAAAGCAactgatgtgaatgtgatgaaaGAGCTGCAGAACACGTCACAGACAAGCAtttcaaacaagaaaatatgtgaaacaaaGCCAATCAAACAGGTCCAGActacagtgacagagaaaaccGTCGTGCATACGCAAAATGTAACCGTATCAGAGCAGATGTCGACATctcaaaagcaaacagaaaataaggttctcacacaaaagcagaacgtcaaaaatatgaaaagtgATCACCGAAAGCTTGACATGAGAGGGAAAGGAGTGATCAAAAAGAAACCAGAGATTcacttccctcctcctccctcttcacCACCTCCACCCTCAGAGTCGgagctctccctccctcctccaccatcACCGGTGTTGGAGTGCCCAGCATCCCCCTCATCCCATTCCTCTATCATGAGGCAAGACAGTGATCTCCCCCcgccacctccaccacctccacctcctctggaATGCATAAAGTCTGAGCCTGaatttttccctcctcctccgcctcctccacctccaccttctgtGGGTGCTCAAGATTTtctgcctccacctccctcaCAGCAAGAGCTTAATGCAATGCCGCAGCTTCCTCCTGCAAAGCTGGGAAAGCCTATTGGGAAGCCTTTATTCAAAGTCCCCAAGCAGccagaaacacaaaagcagccCATACAAGTTAAACCAAAATGGCAGAAAAAGCAACCAGTTCCTTCgccacccccacctccacctccacctcaccTCCCTTCTGATCAAGAAACATCAGTGTCAAGAGACCATAAGGAAGAGTTGAAAGTTCAAGAAGCAAAAAAGTTTGAAACAAGCAAACAGATTCTGTCTGAATCAACAGCAACATCAGCAACAAAAAACTCAAGCATCCCAGTAGCAAAGCCAATGCAAAAAGAAAGCCCACAGCCTCATAAGAAAGTGTTTGTCCCTCCCATCAAACTGCCTCCATCCCCTGATCCCACTCCAGCCCCCAAAACTAGGCCATACGCCCGCAAATTCAAAACCCCTCTCATGCTTGCAGAGGAAAGGTATCGTCAGCAAaggacagaggaaacagagaggagcaCAGTCACAACTCCCACCTCTCCACCAATTAATATACCCTCCCCTGGTGCTGGAGCTGAActttctgcagcacagagcacTGAGAAAGACGTGGTCACAGAAACGATAAAAGCGAAGATTGAAGAAGTTAAGGCAATTTCCAAAGAAGAAATATCTGCACAAGACTCAGCTGCTAAGAAAACCCCTTCCCAAATTCCTTTGAGCAAGCCCTTGATCTCAGTGGTAAATAAGAAATCAACTCCTAGATCTTCAAATGTGTCCTTAGATAAAAAGCATGTTGCCAGCGAGCATGCTTCAGAAAAAATACTTGCCTTAACTGATATTGTTAAAAAGAGTCAAAGTGCTGCTGAGAATCaggctgtttctgtttctcagtcTCATCATGAGGCATCAAATATCAAAGTCCAGTCATGCTCGAATGTGGTCACTTCTTCCATcgtggagcagcagcagtttattaaaaaatcCAGCACCAGGTCTATTGCTGCCACGCAGAGTGCTGTCCAGGAAAATGTAAATCTTCAAAGCCAGGCTGCGGTCACATTGAAAGCTGAAGATGTAAAGAATATTAATGTGCCTCTGATGCAGGAGGGAAAAACGAGTCTATCTCAACCTACTAAAATAACAAAGGTAACTCCAAGTTTTAAGGTGAAAACCTTTAAGATGCcgacagaaaagaaagaagagaaatgtgacagtttgGGAAAAAAGGGCGAATTGAAAAGTGAAATGCATTTACAGCAAGAGAAAAGTAAtgtgacaaagaaaagtgaaacaaaagagAATCAAGTAAGCAACCAGCTGACATCAGAAAGAAtagagatgaaaacagaaatgaaagtaaaggagaagaaaagtCAGGTGAGCCCACCTGTAAAGGAAGTTGGAGTCGAGGTTCACACGAAGAAGGCAAAGCAGGTGCACAATGAGACCGAAGCAAAGCTGTCCCCATCCGTTACTGTTTCATTGCCCAAAGCGGTTAAGATAACATCTGCAGCAACTCATCAAGGACAAGGGCATGTTTCTGTCTCCTATAGCCAACAGAGCATGACGACAGAGAACACTCAAAGACGCgaggaggtggtggtgactGAGAGTGTGgtacaacaaaaacagcaaacaaagcatcaggcagcagagacaaataaaatgcagattaAGGCAGCGAAGCTGAAAGGTGAGTCTTCGGACTTGCTGGTCAAAGAGACAGGGAAAATTACCCCTAAAGAGGAGGCTCCTTCAGAAGAAATCACAGATTTAGAGAAATGTAATGTGGTGCAGAAGCTGCACTCTCAAATAAAAGAGCTTGAGGGGATGCCAAGCAAAATAGACTCCAATGCTGTCAGGATGATTATAAGTGAACTCCCTGACTGGGTGATGGGCTCGGTTGAGAAAAATAACTTAAGTGAAATTGCTAAACAGCAAAGtaagaaaaagctgaaagagatgATGGTCTATGTGAGAAATATTGTTCAAGCCAGGCTCAATATTCTGATGGAAAACTTGACAGCTGTgacaaagcaagaaaaagaacCACCAGCACCACCGACAGTGTTGCCAAAACCTGACGTGAGTGTTTTAAGTGGAGCAACTGCAAATATATCGAAAATCTGTATTGGCTCGTCCAAGACCGAAAAGAAGGTGGTTGAAGAGACAAGGTCGCTTCAGGAGACCAAAGCTGAGGTGGTTGATCAGAGAGTATCCTCCCCGCTAGCAAGTATCCGCACTCCATCACCTATTTTTATTAGTATTGAATCCAGGAGGGTAGACTCGCCCCTCAGGGTGCCTTCTTCTCCTCCGCCCTACAGATCTGTTGGGAcgcctccgcctcctcctcgcAAATCTTACACGCCCACATCTACTTTCAGCAGGGCAACACCATCTCCCACCCTGAGCCGCTCAGAGAAACTGATGAAGCTGAGGGATACCACCTCGAGGCTCTCTCGCGGCATGacccctccacctcctgtgTCGGTCACTGAGTCTTTTATAGTTGAAAGGGAGCAATCCCCATTCGGTGACCGAAGAACTCCCATCCAGAGAAGTGAGGAGGGAGTGCTGGATGTTACAGAAATGGTGGACTCCATGATGACAGTTAAGGACAAAAAGTCTTTCTTTGAGGAGGCACAAAGGGCTGAGGTGAACAGGGCGTACATTCGAAAAGATCCCATTGATATCCCTGAACGTTTGGGACCTGATTCAGAGGAAGGCACAGAGGCTGTGACTATTGATCTCCTGAAAGAGGATCTCCCCAGAGTAGACCTGTCTAAGCTGGTAAACAGATTTGAATCTCCAAAACCGAAAGTCTACATCAGGAAAGAGCCTATTGTCATTGCAGAGAGGCTGGGGAGTGATACAGAGGATGCTGATCCTGACCCACACACCCCAAAGACTGAGGAAATCCCcatattaaatgttaaagctATTAAGGATGTATTTGAGACAGGAGAGCATAGTTCTCAGGCAGCCCGAGAGCTAAGAGAACAAATAGAAAGAAGAGAATCTGAATCTGCCTTTTCCGAGCCGGTGGGTCACTCTGACATGACATCATTCACTGAGCAATTCTGCAGCATTGATGACTTTGGAAACATGACAAGGGAGACAAGGAGTGAGGTGCATTCTGGAGGCTCTGTGACCCGCGGTAACCCTCCATCCTACGCCGACGTGGTGAGAGGCAGAGTTCCAACAGTTTCTGTGCCCTTTGAGGCCTCCACCGAGGAGCTGCTGAGAAACTTCCAGCAGTCATGGGCCCAGAGCCAAGGAGTTTTCCAGAACCTTGGTTTAAGTGTCACCGAGCAGATGACTTCTCAGATTGTAACACAACAGCAGGAGACTGTCGTGACCG AAAATTCGAATTCCAGAGTCCGAACTGTGCAGGGTGTGTCGGAAGAGGGTATACCCCATGGAATCGCTGATTGCAGACAATCAAAACTTCCATAA